The following is a genomic window from Toxoplasma gondii ME49 unplaced genomic scaffold asmbl.1801, whole genome shotgun sequence.
ACAGTGAATTTGTACAGAACGGATTGCTCGCCGTTCTGCTCCACCTTTTCTATCTTGTACCAGTACTGCTTCGCGCCCGGTATGTAGTCGGTCAGAAAGCCCCTGTTGCGCTCGCAGTCGTCCTGGTCCTTGGCATCAATGTGACATACTCGTGGGTACGACGACCTCGCGCCTTCGAGCGGCAAAAACTCTCCGCCCAAGCCGTCGTCGACGCATTCAATTGTCATATCAGGGTGCTCTTTGTTCAGCGTCACATGTCCTACGACCTCTTCTTTCGCCCTCGTTGAGGAGCAGCGGTACCAGTTCGGAGCCTTCTGAGTGAGCGTGCCAAAATAGGttatctttcttctcgagttccCTGCGGCGACGAACAGTCCGCGCTCTCCGGTTCCCAAGATCGCAgacaacacac
Proteins encoded in this region:
- a CDS encoding hypothetical protein (encoded by transcript TGME49_328700~Signal peptide predicted by SignalP 2.0 HMM (probability 0.694) with cleavage site probability 0.314 at residue 38~Predicted trans-membrane domain (TMHMM2.0):20-40); its protein translation is MQLWRRRAAGPASLGRQSLPLGCFFAAFGLCVLSAILGTGERGLFVAAGNSRRKITYFGTLTQKAPNWYRCSSTRAKEEVVVPTSMSH